The proteins below are encoded in one region of Podarcis raffonei isolate rPodRaf1 chromosome 6, rPodRaf1.pri, whole genome shotgun sequence:
- the DYNLT4 gene encoding dynein light chain Tctex-type 4, with the protein MDVAGLNFYQAHWPLCEASLLPGVDYHLGMAERPQVLSQETLNQMMSSEGIDTGHLKAGPLSLPLHSQSTDMAPKPLLRLQSIEEGKAPFPPSRRSSIMSILNAPFPSRRNSLAAGGRRLSIGPWMHCGRVSFSGLPLFEPMRETHYENSYKTKPDEGCKFNASQVQQVLESVLATYLGDAKYNPANGGQVAKNLSDLIRNRIKELIPPRYKLVCNVFLGQQANQGLRIASQSLWDVENDSFASATFTNSSLFVVATVHGLYFE; encoded by the exons ATGGATGTAGCAGGACTCAACTTCTATCAAGCCCACTGGCCTCTGTGTGAGGCTTCGTTGCTTCCAG GAGTTGATTACCACTTAGGCATGGCAGAGCGGCCTCAGGTACTGTCCCAGGAAACTCTAAACCAGATGATGTCCTCAGAGGGCATAGACACTggccatctgaaggcagggccactctctctccccctgcactCCCAGTCAACAGATATGGCACCCAAGCCACTACTTCGCTTGCAGAGTATTGAAGAAGGGAAAGCCCCCTTTCCACCATCCCGGAGAAGCTCCATCATGAGCATCCTCAATGCTCCCTTTCCCAGCAGGAGGAACTCGCTGGCTGCTGGGGGAAGGCGGCTCTCCATTGGACCCTGGATGCATTGCGGTCGAGTGAGTTTCTCTGGGTTACCACTCTTTGAACCCATGCGGGAGACGCACTATGAAAATAGCTACAAGACGAAGCCAGATGAAGGCTGCAAATTTAATGCCTCCCAAGTGCAGCAAGTTCTTGAATCTGTCCTAGCCACCTACCTAGGGGATGCCAAGTATAACCCTGCAAACGGCGGGCAGGTGGCCAAGAACCTGTCAGACCTCATCCGGAACAGAATCAAAGAGCTGATCCCACCTCGCTACAAGCTGGTGTGTAACGTCTTTCTGGGCCAACAGGCCAACCAAGGTCTGCGCATTGCTAGTCAATCCCTCTGGGATGTGGAGAACGACAGTTTTGCATCTGCCACTTTCACTAACTCATCACTCTTTGTTGTGGCCACAGTTCATGGGCTCTATTTTGAATGA
- the PLK3 gene encoding serine/threonine-protein kinase PLK3 isoform X1 — translation MEPACFLQPHPFGDPGVGSDLYKPSPPAVTSPKSDRVEQPKPAEPTRIITDPVSGRSYSKGRLLGKGGFARCYEVTDLSSNKTYAVKVIPHSRVAKPHQREKIINEIELHRDLHHKHIVKFSHHFEDTENIYIFLEHCSRKSLAHIWKSRHTLLEAEVRYYLKQIISALKYLHLKGILHRDLKLGNFFINENMELKVGDFGLAARLEPADQRKKTICGTPNYLAPEVLLRQGHGPESDVWSLGCVMYTLLCGTPPFETSDLKETYKCIKHVTYTLPAFLSLPAKNLLVGILKRNPQDRFTLEEILDHEFFTKGYTPDKLPPSSCVMVPELNPPNPARSLFVKVTKTLFGKRKSKVKKAPSEERDDISKLVTGLVKTSICRQLSHKTVEGNEVTPLNGQSPGSSPVDTVAEEGSQKSISRSIRGTMASSSCEVFEDCVTASSVIESAIGLLKNCLSVMPPAERNPASLACHEHFVWVSKWVDYSNKYGFGYQLSNHSIGVLFNDGTHMALSANWKKVHYNLTNSKHFSFPASAVPEQLQGQMGVLQYFASYMEQHLMKGGDLPSIDETGQVPLLLLQWVKTNQALLMLFSNGTFQVNFYNDHTKVIFSKPDHTCLLTYINRDRNSYTYKLSSIAELGCSPELQRRLKYILKLLQQRVDA, via the exons ATGGAGCCCGCTTGCTTCCTCCAGCCGCACCCGTTCGGCGACCCTGGGGTGGGCTCGGATTTGTACAAGCCTTCGCCTCCCGCGGTCACTTCGCCCAAATCCGACCGGGTAGAGCAGCCGAAGCCAGCCGAACCGACGCGGATCATCACCGACCCGGTCTCCGGCAGATCCTACAGCAAAGGCCGCCTGCTTGGAAAG GGTGGATTTGCAAGGTGCTATGAAGTAACAGACCTCTCGAGCAACAAGACCTATGCAGTGAAGGTCATTCCTCACAGCAGAGTGGCCAAGCCACACCAGCGGGAGAAG ATCATCAATGAAATCGAGTTGCACAGAGACCTGCACCACAAACACATCGTGAAGTTCTCACATCATTTTGAGGATACGGAGAACATCTATATCTTCCTTGAGCACTGCAGCAGGAAA TCTTTGGCACATATCTGGAAATCCCGGCACACCCTTCTGGAGGCAGAGGTCCGATATTACCTCAAACAGATCATCTCTGCCTTGAAATACCTCCACCTTAAGGGCATCCTGCACCGGGATCTGAAACTGG GTAACTTTTTCATCAATGAAAACATGGAACTGAAAGTTGGAGACTTTGGTTTGGCTGCCAGACTGGAGCCTGCAGACCAGCGAAAAAA GACTATCTGTGGTACCCCCAATTACCTTGCCCCCGAAGTGCTCCTGCGACAAGGGCACGGGCCGGAGTCAGATGTGTGGTCTTTGGGCTGTGTCAT gTACACGTTGCTGTGTGGGACCCCCCCTTTTGAGACTTCTGACCTCAAGGAGACCTACAAGTGTATCAAGCATGTCACCTACACGCTCCCAGCCTTCCTTTCCCTACCAGCCAAGAACCTGCTTGTTGGCATCTTGAAACGCAACCCTCAGGACCGCTTCACGCTGGAGGAGATCTTGGACCATGAGTTCTTCACCAAA GGATACACGCCTGATAAGCTCCCGCCAAGCAGCTGTGTGATGGTGCCAGAACTGAACCCCCCCAACCCTGCCAGGAGCCTGTTTGTTAAGGTCACAAAGACTCTCTTTGGGAAAAGGAAGTCAAAAG TTAAGAAGGCTCCTTCAGAAGAGAGAGATGATATCTCCAAGCTGGTAACAGGCCTTGTGAAGACCTCCATCTGTAGGCAACTGAGCCACAAAACTGTCGAAGGGAATGAG GTCACTCCTTTGAATGGTCAGAGTCCCGGCTCTAGCCCAGTAGATACGGTAGCAGAGGAAGGCTCACAGAAATCTATCTCCAGGTCTATTCGTGGGACAATGGCTAGCAGCAGCTGTGAAG TATTTGAAGACTGTGTCACAGCATCATCTGTCATTGAATCAGCCATTGGTCTTCTGAAGAACTGTCTATCTGTCATGCCACCAG CTGAGAGGAATCCTGCTTCCCTGGCTTGCCATGAGCACTTTGTCTGGGTGAGCAAGTGGGTGGACTATTCCAACAAGTATGGTTTTGGCTATCAGCTCTCCAACCACAGCATTGGTGTCCTCTTCAACGATGGAACTCATATGGCCCTCTCTGCCAACTGGAA GAAAGTGCATTACAACCTGACAAACAGCAAGCATTTCTCCTTCCCGGCTTCAGCTGTCCCTGAGCAGCTGCAGGGGCAGATGGGTGTCCTGCAGTACTTTGCCTCATATATGGAACAGCATCTAATGAAG GGAGGAGACTTACCCAGCATAGATGAGACTGGACAGGTTCCACTGTTGCTTCTACAATGGGTGAAGACTAATCAAGCCTTATTGATGCTTTTTAGCAATGGAACCTTTCAG GTGAACTTCTACAATGATCATACCAAGGTGATCTTCAGCAAACCTGACCACACCTGCCTCCTCACCTACATAAACCGTGACAGGAATTCCTACACCTACAAGCTCAGCAGCATTGCAGAACTTGGCTGTTCACCGGAGCTCCAGCGTAGGCTCAAATACATCCTTAAGCTGCTTCAACAGCGAGTGGATGCATAA
- the PLK3 gene encoding serine/threonine-protein kinase PLK3 isoform X2 — MFKSLFLALWRLVSRFLGGFARCYEVTDLSSNKTYAVKVIPHSRVAKPHQREKIINEIELHRDLHHKHIVKFSHHFEDTENIYIFLEHCSRKSLAHIWKSRHTLLEAEVRYYLKQIISALKYLHLKGILHRDLKLGNFFINENMELKVGDFGLAARLEPADQRKKTICGTPNYLAPEVLLRQGHGPESDVWSLGCVMYTLLCGTPPFETSDLKETYKCIKHVTYTLPAFLSLPAKNLLVGILKRNPQDRFTLEEILDHEFFTKGYTPDKLPPSSCVMVPELNPPNPARSLFVKVTKTLFGKRKSKVKKAPSEERDDISKLVTGLVKTSICRQLSHKTVEGNEVTPLNGQSPGSSPVDTVAEEGSQKSISRSIRGTMASSSCEVFEDCVTASSVIESAIGLLKNCLSVMPPAERNPASLACHEHFVWVSKWVDYSNKYGFGYQLSNHSIGVLFNDGTHMALSANWKKVHYNLTNSKHFSFPASAVPEQLQGQMGVLQYFASYMEQHLMKGGDLPSIDETGQVPLLLLQWVKTNQALLMLFSNGTFQVNFYNDHTKVIFSKPDHTCLLTYINRDRNSYTYKLSSIAELGCSPELQRRLKYILKLLQQRVDA, encoded by the exons ATGTTCAAATCGTTGTTCTTAGCCCTTTGGCGACTAGTAAGCCGTTTTCTG GGTGGATTTGCAAGGTGCTATGAAGTAACAGACCTCTCGAGCAACAAGACCTATGCAGTGAAGGTCATTCCTCACAGCAGAGTGGCCAAGCCACACCAGCGGGAGAAG ATCATCAATGAAATCGAGTTGCACAGAGACCTGCACCACAAACACATCGTGAAGTTCTCACATCATTTTGAGGATACGGAGAACATCTATATCTTCCTTGAGCACTGCAGCAGGAAA TCTTTGGCACATATCTGGAAATCCCGGCACACCCTTCTGGAGGCAGAGGTCCGATATTACCTCAAACAGATCATCTCTGCCTTGAAATACCTCCACCTTAAGGGCATCCTGCACCGGGATCTGAAACTGG GTAACTTTTTCATCAATGAAAACATGGAACTGAAAGTTGGAGACTTTGGTTTGGCTGCCAGACTGGAGCCTGCAGACCAGCGAAAAAA GACTATCTGTGGTACCCCCAATTACCTTGCCCCCGAAGTGCTCCTGCGACAAGGGCACGGGCCGGAGTCAGATGTGTGGTCTTTGGGCTGTGTCAT gTACACGTTGCTGTGTGGGACCCCCCCTTTTGAGACTTCTGACCTCAAGGAGACCTACAAGTGTATCAAGCATGTCACCTACACGCTCCCAGCCTTCCTTTCCCTACCAGCCAAGAACCTGCTTGTTGGCATCTTGAAACGCAACCCTCAGGACCGCTTCACGCTGGAGGAGATCTTGGACCATGAGTTCTTCACCAAA GGATACACGCCTGATAAGCTCCCGCCAAGCAGCTGTGTGATGGTGCCAGAACTGAACCCCCCCAACCCTGCCAGGAGCCTGTTTGTTAAGGTCACAAAGACTCTCTTTGGGAAAAGGAAGTCAAAAG TTAAGAAGGCTCCTTCAGAAGAGAGAGATGATATCTCCAAGCTGGTAACAGGCCTTGTGAAGACCTCCATCTGTAGGCAACTGAGCCACAAAACTGTCGAAGGGAATGAG GTCACTCCTTTGAATGGTCAGAGTCCCGGCTCTAGCCCAGTAGATACGGTAGCAGAGGAAGGCTCACAGAAATCTATCTCCAGGTCTATTCGTGGGACAATGGCTAGCAGCAGCTGTGAAG TATTTGAAGACTGTGTCACAGCATCATCTGTCATTGAATCAGCCATTGGTCTTCTGAAGAACTGTCTATCTGTCATGCCACCAG CTGAGAGGAATCCTGCTTCCCTGGCTTGCCATGAGCACTTTGTCTGGGTGAGCAAGTGGGTGGACTATTCCAACAAGTATGGTTTTGGCTATCAGCTCTCCAACCACAGCATTGGTGTCCTCTTCAACGATGGAACTCATATGGCCCTCTCTGCCAACTGGAA GAAAGTGCATTACAACCTGACAAACAGCAAGCATTTCTCCTTCCCGGCTTCAGCTGTCCCTGAGCAGCTGCAGGGGCAGATGGGTGTCCTGCAGTACTTTGCCTCATATATGGAACAGCATCTAATGAAG GGAGGAGACTTACCCAGCATAGATGAGACTGGACAGGTTCCACTGTTGCTTCTACAATGGGTGAAGACTAATCAAGCCTTATTGATGCTTTTTAGCAATGGAACCTTTCAG GTGAACTTCTACAATGATCATACCAAGGTGATCTTCAGCAAACCTGACCACACCTGCCTCCTCACCTACATAAACCGTGACAGGAATTCCTACACCTACAAGCTCAGCAGCATTGCAGAACTTGGCTGTTCACCGGAGCTCCAGCGTAGGCTCAAATACATCCTTAAGCTGCTTCAACAGCGAGTGGATGCATAA